The following proteins are co-located in the Panthera uncia isolate 11264 chromosome F1, Puncia_PCG_1.0, whole genome shotgun sequence genome:
- the GLUL gene encoding glutamine synthetase isoform X1, producing MNSGEKSRVKIRTVTQHPSYSCSSRCDTDRSPTASPSPSPRKLQCMDQRELVNQERRERHSKRRRAKEGNPNDPIALLWLGTASTMATSASSHLNKGIKQVYMSLPQGEKVQAMYIWIDGTGEGLRCKTRTLDSEPKCIEELPEWNFDGSSTFQSEGSNSDMYLVPAAMFRDPFRKDPNKLVFCEVFKYNRKPAETNLRHTCKRIMDMVSNQHPWFGMEQEYTLMGTDGHPFGWPSNGFPGPQGPYYCGVGADKAYGRDIVEAHYRACLYAGIKIAGTNAEVMPAQWEFQIGPCEGIDMGDHLWVARFILHRVCEDFGVIATFDPKPIPGNWNGAGCHTNFSTKAMREENGLKYIEESIEKLSKRHQYHIRAYDPKGGLDNARRLTGFHETSNINDFSAGVANRSASIRIPRTVGQEKKGYFEDRRPSANCDPFSVTEALIRTCLLNETGDEPFQYKN from the exons ATGAACTCCGGAGAGAAATCACGAGTCAAGATTAGGACCGTGACCCAACATCCTTCGTATTCCTGCTCGTCCCGGTGCGATACCGATCGCTCCCCGACCGCTTCTCCGTCTCCCTCACCCAGAAAGCTCCAGTGCATGGACCAGCGAGAGCTGGTGAACCAGGAGAGGCGAGAACGCCATTCCAAAAGGAGAAGGGCCAAGGAGGGCAACCCCAACGATCCGATTGCCCTTCTGTGGCTGGG AACAGCTTCCACCATGGCCACCTCTGCGAGTTCCCACTTGAACAAAGGCATCAAGCAGGTGTACATGTCCCTGCCTCAGGGCGAGAAAGTCCAAGCTATGTACATTTGGATTGATGGTACTGGAGAAGGCCTGCGCTGCAAGACCCGGACCTTGGACAGTGAACCCAAGTGTATAGAAG AGTTGCCTGAGTGGAATTTTGATGGCTCTAGTACATTTCAGTCTGAAGGCTCCAACAGTGACATGTATCTTGTCCCTGCTGCCATGTTTCGGGACCCTTTCCGCAAGGACCCCAACAAGCTGGTGTTCTGTGAAGTCTTCAAGTACAACCGAAAGCCTGCAG AGACCAATTTAAGGCATACCTGTAAACGGATAATGGACATGGTGAGCAATCAGCACCCCTGGTTTGGAATGGAGCAGGAATATACTCTGATGGGCACAGATGGGCACCCTTTTGGTTGGCCTTCCAATGGCTTCCCTGGGCCCCAAG GTCCATACTACTGTGGTGTGGGAGCAGACAAAGCCTATGGCAGGGACATCGTGGAGGCTCACTACCGGGCCTGCTTATACGCTGGCATCAAGATTGCCGGGACAAATGCTGAGGTCATGCCTGCCCAG TGGGAATTCCAGATAGGACCCTGTGAAGGAATCGACATGGGAGATCATCTCTGGGTGGCCCGTTTCATCTTGCATCGTGTATGTGAAGACTTTGGAGTGATAGCAACCTTTGATCCTAAGCCCATTCCTGGGAATTGGAATGGTGCCGGCTGCCACACCAACTTCAGCACCAAGGCCATGCGAGAGGAGAATGGTCTGAA GTACATTGAGGAGTCCATCGAGAAACTGAGCAAGCGGCACCAGTACCACATCCGAGCCTACGACCCCAAAGGGGGCCTGGATAATGCCCGGCGCCTAACCGGATTCCACGAAACCTCCAACATCAACGACTTTTCTGCTGGTGTGGCCAACCGAAGTGCTAGCATCCGCATTCCTCGGACTGTCGGCCAGGAGAAGAAGGGTTACTTTGAAGACCGTCGCCCCTCTGCCAACTGTGACCCCTTTTCGGTGACAGAAGCCCTCATCCGCACATGTCTTCTCAACGAAACTGGCGATGAACCCTTCCAGTACAAAAACTAA
- the GLUL gene encoding glutamine synthetase isoform X3 has product MDQRELVNQERRERHSKRRRAKEGNPNDPIALLWLGTASTMATSASSHLNKGIKQVYMSLPQGEKVQAMYIWIDGTGEGLRCKTRTLDSEPKCIEELPEWNFDGSSTFQSEGSNSDMYLVPAAMFRDPFRKDPNKLVFCEVFKYNRKPAETNLRHTCKRIMDMVSNQHPWFGMEQEYTLMGTDGHPFGWPSNGFPGPQGPYYCGVGADKAYGRDIVEAHYRACLYAGIKIAGTNAEVMPAQWEFQIGPCEGIDMGDHLWVARFILHRVCEDFGVIATFDPKPIPGNWNGAGCHTNFSTKAMREENGLKYIEESIEKLSKRHQYHIRAYDPKGGLDNARRLTGFHETSNINDFSAGVANRSASIRIPRTVGQEKKGYFEDRRPSANCDPFSVTEALIRTCLLNETGDEPFQYKN; this is encoded by the exons ATGGACCAGCGAGAGCTGGTGAACCAGGAGAGGCGAGAACGCCATTCCAAAAGGAGAAGGGCCAAGGAGGGCAACCCCAACGATCCGATTGCCCTTCTGTGGCTGGG AACAGCTTCCACCATGGCCACCTCTGCGAGTTCCCACTTGAACAAAGGCATCAAGCAGGTGTACATGTCCCTGCCTCAGGGCGAGAAAGTCCAAGCTATGTACATTTGGATTGATGGTACTGGAGAAGGCCTGCGCTGCAAGACCCGGACCTTGGACAGTGAACCCAAGTGTATAGAAG AGTTGCCTGAGTGGAATTTTGATGGCTCTAGTACATTTCAGTCTGAAGGCTCCAACAGTGACATGTATCTTGTCCCTGCTGCCATGTTTCGGGACCCTTTCCGCAAGGACCCCAACAAGCTGGTGTTCTGTGAAGTCTTCAAGTACAACCGAAAGCCTGCAG AGACCAATTTAAGGCATACCTGTAAACGGATAATGGACATGGTGAGCAATCAGCACCCCTGGTTTGGAATGGAGCAGGAATATACTCTGATGGGCACAGATGGGCACCCTTTTGGTTGGCCTTCCAATGGCTTCCCTGGGCCCCAAG GTCCATACTACTGTGGTGTGGGAGCAGACAAAGCCTATGGCAGGGACATCGTGGAGGCTCACTACCGGGCCTGCTTATACGCTGGCATCAAGATTGCCGGGACAAATGCTGAGGTCATGCCTGCCCAG TGGGAATTCCAGATAGGACCCTGTGAAGGAATCGACATGGGAGATCATCTCTGGGTGGCCCGTTTCATCTTGCATCGTGTATGTGAAGACTTTGGAGTGATAGCAACCTTTGATCCTAAGCCCATTCCTGGGAATTGGAATGGTGCCGGCTGCCACACCAACTTCAGCACCAAGGCCATGCGAGAGGAGAATGGTCTGAA GTACATTGAGGAGTCCATCGAGAAACTGAGCAAGCGGCACCAGTACCACATCCGAGCCTACGACCCCAAAGGGGGCCTGGATAATGCCCGGCGCCTAACCGGATTCCACGAAACCTCCAACATCAACGACTTTTCTGCTGGTGTGGCCAACCGAAGTGCTAGCATCCGCATTCCTCGGACTGTCGGCCAGGAGAAGAAGGGTTACTTTGAAGACCGTCGCCCCTCTGCCAACTGTGACCCCTTTTCGGTGACAGAAGCCCTCATCCGCACATGTCTTCTCAACGAAACTGGCGATGAACCCTTCCAGTACAAAAACTAA
- the GLUL gene encoding glutamine synthetase isoform X2 gives MATSASSHLNKGIKQVYMSLPQGEKVQAMYIWIDGTGEGLRCKTRTLDSEPKCIEELPEWNFDGSSTFQSEGSNSDMYLVPAAMFRDPFRKDPNKLVFCEVFKYNRKPAETNLRHTCKRIMDMVSNQHPWFGMEQEYTLMGTDGHPFGWPSNGFPGPQGPYYCGVGADKAYGRDIVEAHYRACLYAGIKIAGTNAEVMPAQWEFQIGPCEGIDMGDHLWVARFILHRVCEDFGVIATFDPKPIPGNWNGAGCHTNFSTKAMREENGLKYIEESIEKLSKRHQYHIRAYDPKGGLDNARRLTGFHETSNINDFSAGVANRSASIRIPRTVGQEKKGYFEDRRPSANCDPFSVTEALIRTCLLNETGDEPFQYKN, from the exons ATGGCCACCTCTGCGAGTTCCCACTTGAACAAAGGCATCAAGCAGGTGTACATGTCCCTGCCTCAGGGCGAGAAAGTCCAAGCTATGTACATTTGGATTGATGGTACTGGAGAAGGCCTGCGCTGCAAGACCCGGACCTTGGACAGTGAACCCAAGTGTATAGAAG AGTTGCCTGAGTGGAATTTTGATGGCTCTAGTACATTTCAGTCTGAAGGCTCCAACAGTGACATGTATCTTGTCCCTGCTGCCATGTTTCGGGACCCTTTCCGCAAGGACCCCAACAAGCTGGTGTTCTGTGAAGTCTTCAAGTACAACCGAAAGCCTGCAG AGACCAATTTAAGGCATACCTGTAAACGGATAATGGACATGGTGAGCAATCAGCACCCCTGGTTTGGAATGGAGCAGGAATATACTCTGATGGGCACAGATGGGCACCCTTTTGGTTGGCCTTCCAATGGCTTCCCTGGGCCCCAAG GTCCATACTACTGTGGTGTGGGAGCAGACAAAGCCTATGGCAGGGACATCGTGGAGGCTCACTACCGGGCCTGCTTATACGCTGGCATCAAGATTGCCGGGACAAATGCTGAGGTCATGCCTGCCCAG TGGGAATTCCAGATAGGACCCTGTGAAGGAATCGACATGGGAGATCATCTCTGGGTGGCCCGTTTCATCTTGCATCGTGTATGTGAAGACTTTGGAGTGATAGCAACCTTTGATCCTAAGCCCATTCCTGGGAATTGGAATGGTGCCGGCTGCCACACCAACTTCAGCACCAAGGCCATGCGAGAGGAGAATGGTCTGAA GTACATTGAGGAGTCCATCGAGAAACTGAGCAAGCGGCACCAGTACCACATCCGAGCCTACGACCCCAAAGGGGGCCTGGATAATGCCCGGCGCCTAACCGGATTCCACGAAACCTCCAACATCAACGACTTTTCTGCTGGTGTGGCCAACCGAAGTGCTAGCATCCGCATTCCTCGGACTGTCGGCCAGGAGAAGAAGGGTTACTTTGAAGACCGTCGCCCCTCTGCCAACTGTGACCCCTTTTCGGTGACAGAAGCCCTCATCCGCACATGTCTTCTCAACGAAACTGGCGATGAACCCTTCCAGTACAAAAACTAA